The bacterium genome contains the following window.
GAGGCCAGCCCCTTGCCGAGCGAGGAGAGGACACCACCGGTGACGAAGATGTACTTCGGCTTCATCGGACTGACCGCTCGCGATGCCGTCGCTGCTTCATCGGTCGGCGATTATGTGCGCCGGTCCGCGGGTTGTCAACTTCCGCCGCCGCCGGCTGGTACGGAAAATGCTTGCGCCCGCGAGCGGCCCCCGTCCGCGAAGCACATCGGGTCGCGCTCCCGCAGCGGATCGAGGCCGAACCCGTGCGCGACGGCCATGCAGCCGCCGCACACGGGCCGGATCGGGCACCCGGCGCACGCGGCGCACCCGGCCCGGTAGCGCCGGGCGGCCTCCGAGTCGTAGACCGCCGCGATGCCCTCGCGCACGACGTCGCCGACCGGCGAGGGGAACTTGCGGCAGGCATGGGCCTCGCCATCCGGAAGCAGCGCCAGGAAGTCGAAGGCCGCGCCGCAGCCGCAGCCCGTGCACCCGCCCGAGGGCGGCTCCCCCCGGCGCCGCAGGACGATCGCGGCCAGGTTGTCCTTGACGCCGAGCGCCGGGTCCGCCGCGGCCGCGGTGACGTACTCCTCCAGGAAGCGCTCGTAGCGCTCCCGGGAGGGAAGACGGAGGGCCGCGCCCTCCCCCACCATCGCGAGGCGGTTGAACTGGAAGACATCGACGAGGCCGCGGAGGCGGGCGGCGAGCGGAAGCACCTGGTCGACGTTGGCGTCCGTCAGCGTGAGCATGACCGCCGCTGGGACGCCCAGGTCCCGGAGGTGGCGCAGGAACTCCTCGGTCCGGGCGAAGTGCCCCGCCCCGCGCACCCAGTCGTTGTGCCCCGGCAGCCCTTCGAGGCTGACCTGGAAGAACAGCGGCGCGCGGACGGCGAGCATCTCCTCGATGCGCCGGCGCGGCGACGGGTTGCCGAGGACCCCGACGCCGAAGCCGTGGCCGGCCGCCGCCGCGTAGAGCTCGAGGAAGTGCGGGTGCAGCAGCGGGTTGCCGCCGCTGAAGGAGACGACGCCGGCCACCCGCCGGGCGCGGCAGAACCGGCGCAGGTCCTCGAGCACGCCCAGCGCCTGCTCGCGGGGGACGCCGGGCCGCTCGCTGCGGTCGTAGCAGTGACGGCAGCGCAGGTCGCAATCCTGCGTCAGGTGCCACTGGAGCGTGAACGTGGCCGACTCCCGGTAGCGGGGATCCGCCAGTTCCCCCGCCGGAAAACCGTCGCCGCGGCGGACGAGCGGGCGCGGCGCGAGGACCAGGCCCTCCCCGGCGGCACCCGCCAGCAGCGCCTCGACGTCGCCCTCGCACAGGGCGGCAGCCGCCGCGGCGACGGCGACGGGCAACCGCCCGGCGACGATCTTGAGCACCAGCAGGTCCCGCGGCTCGGCCGCGCGCACCGTCGCCTGCCCCGCGAGCGGCGGACGCCAGACCAGCAGGAGACCGTCTCCCGCCTGCACGAGCCTGAGGGTCGGATTGAGCTCGGGGCGCTCACCCGGCGCCCAGCGTGGGGGGGCCGCCGCGGCCGAAACCGCGGCCAGGGCCTCGCGCACCCCGGAGAACGTGGCCGCCCGCGGGAGAACGCCGTTCCGGTCCATCGAATGGTAAACCTAGACGGGCTC
Protein-coding sequences here:
- the sbtM gene encoding thio(seleno)oxazole modification radical SAM maturase SbtM — translated: MDRNGVLPRAATFSGVREALAAVSAAAAPPRWAPGERPELNPTLRLVQAGDGLLLVWRPPLAGQATVRAAEPRDLLVLKIVAGRLPVAVAAAAAALCEGDVEALLAGAAGEGLVLAPRPLVRRGDGFPAGELADPRYRESATFTLQWHLTQDCDLRCRHCYDRSERPGVPREQALGVLEDLRRFCRARRVAGVVSFSGGNPLLHPHFLELYAAAAGHGFGVGVLGNPSPRRRIEEMLAVRAPLFFQVSLEGLPGHNDWVRGAGHFARTEEFLRHLRDLGVPAAVMLTLTDANVDQVLPLAARLRGLVDVFQFNRLAMVGEGAALRLPSRERYERFLEEYVTAAAADPALGVKDNLAAIVLRRRGEPPSGGCTGCGCGAAFDFLALLPDGEAHACRKFPSPVGDVVREGIAAVYDSEAARRYRAGCAACAGCPIRPVCGGCMAVAHGFGLDPLRERDPMCFADGGRSRAQAFSVPAGGGGS